One Elusimicrobiota bacterium DNA window includes the following coding sequences:
- the glgA gene encoding glycogen synthase — protein sequence MKVVFYTNEYPPYTYGGAGVAVEYLTRELAKLMDVEVRCFGDQRAKRPHLEVTGFSPWAELAKGAHKGFDKALEALSVNLQFCKNNTADIVHCHTWYTNLGGFFAKVLHNIPFVMTTHSLEPLRPWKREQLGRAYDLSSWIEENAVRSADAVIAVSQGMKDDILSCYDVPASKIHVIHNGIDLAEYRRSNSVKALRRWGVNPDKPYVLFVGRITRQKGIIHLVNAISHIDPEAQIVLCAGAPDTKEIAAEMEARVAKIQKTRKNVIWIQKMLPKNEIIELYSHAAVFCCPSIYEPFGIINVEAMACGTPVVASAVGGICEVVVPERTGLLVPFAARRDGTYEPRNPEKFSRDLAVALNRVLRQPSLRSRFAELGRRRAETHFSWAGVAKKTHALYRRLV from the coding sequence ATGAAAGTGGTCTTCTATACTAACGAATATCCTCCCTACACTTATGGCGGCGCGGGGGTCGCGGTGGAGTACCTCACTCGCGAACTCGCCAAGCTCATGGACGTGGAAGTGCGCTGTTTCGGCGATCAGCGCGCGAAGCGGCCGCACCTTGAGGTTACAGGTTTCAGCCCCTGGGCGGAACTGGCCAAAGGCGCACATAAAGGTTTTGACAAGGCTCTTGAAGCTTTAAGCGTCAATCTGCAGTTCTGCAAGAATAATACGGCCGACATCGTCCACTGTCACACCTGGTACACTAATCTGGGAGGGTTCTTCGCGAAGGTCCTGCACAACATCCCCTTCGTAATGACCACCCACTCGCTTGAGCCGCTGCGGCCCTGGAAGAGGGAGCAGTTGGGCCGCGCCTACGACCTCAGCAGTTGGATAGAGGAGAACGCGGTGCGTTCAGCCGACGCCGTTATCGCGGTTTCTCAGGGCATGAAAGACGATATCCTTTCCTGCTACGACGTTCCCGCCTCCAAAATACATGTCATCCACAACGGCATAGACCTCGCCGAGTATCGCCGGAGCAACAGCGTCAAAGCCCTCCGCCGCTGGGGGGTGAACCCGGACAAGCCCTATGTTCTTTTCGTCGGGCGCATAACAAGGCAGAAGGGCATCATCCACCTTGTAAATGCCATCTCTCATATAGACCCGGAAGCGCAGATCGTTCTCTGCGCCGGGGCGCCTGACACAAAAGAAATAGCGGCCGAGATGGAAGCCCGAGTCGCAAAGATACAGAAGACGCGCAAGAATGTCATCTGGATACAGAAGATGCTTCCCAAAAATGAAATTATCGAACTCTACAGCCATGCCGCGGTTTTCTGCTGCCCGTCTATTTACGAGCCTTTCGGTATAATTAATGTGGAGGCTATGGCCTGCGGCACTCCGGTAGTGGCCTCGGCCGTGGGCGGCATCTGTGAGGTGGTGGTTCCGGAACGGACCGGACTGCTGGTGCCTTTCGCGGCGCGCCGGGACGGCACCTATGAACCGCGGAATCCCGAAAAATTCTCCCGTGACCTCGCCGTTGCGCTCAACAGGGTGCTGCGTCAGCCGTCTCTGCGGAGCAGGTTCGCGGAACTTGGCCGCCGCCGCGCCGAAACGCACTTCAGTTGGGCCGGCGTCGCCAAAAAAACGCACGCCCTTTACCGGCGTCTGGTCTAA
- the glgA gene encoding glycogen synthase GlgA, with protein sequence MKILIAASEAFPFAKTGGLADVVGALSQVFSRTEDTEVALFLPKYRNVGGGAFSLKAVGGSFLIPMSGRVETATMSQVQWGRVSVYFIENRKYFDRPGMYRANFGDYEDNDERFIFFSRAVLEGAKFIGFKPDVIHCHDWQTGLVSAYLKTIYRIDSFFSKTAAIFTINNIAYQGMFPKETLLKAGLSWADFTPDKLEFYGGMNFMKAGLVFSDILTTVSPTYASEIQFRPDFGKGLEGVLRARTTDLFGVLNGIDEEIWDPATDTFLERGYDIKSFQRGKAAAKKALQRELGLEENKDLILAGAVSRLDQQKGLDVLYKVMQEHLGKIQFVVLGAGDPGLTEAFSNLAKAEPKKVFFETGFHESLAHRIYAASDIFVMPSRFEPCGLSQMIAMRYGALPVVTRTGGLKDTVSYNGEPKDSNGFAIDNADEGELRSVLGHIISLYGWRENWDTMVRNAMKSDFSWTRSAQEYLKLFNIAYQKKQL encoded by the coding sequence ATGAAAATTCTCATTGCCGCAAGCGAGGCTTTCCCTTTCGCCAAAACCGGCGGGCTGGCGGATGTGGTGGGCGCGCTTTCCCAGGTGTTTTCCCGGACCGAGGATACGGAGGTGGCGCTTTTTCTGCCCAAATACCGCAATGTCGGCGGCGGGGCGTTTTCGCTTAAAGCCGTTGGCGGCAGTTTCCTGATCCCGATGTCCGGCCGAGTTGAAACGGCCACCATGTCCCAGGTACAGTGGGGCCGTGTGTCGGTCTATTTCATCGAAAACCGCAAATATTTTGACAGGCCAGGTATGTACCGGGCTAATTTCGGAGATTACGAAGACAATGATGAAAGGTTTATTTTCTTTTCCCGCGCCGTGCTTGAGGGGGCGAAGTTTATAGGTTTCAAGCCCGATGTCATTCATTGTCACGACTGGCAGACGGGGCTTGTAAGCGCCTATCTTAAAACCATTTACCGCATAGATTCCTTCTTCTCCAAAACCGCCGCGATATTCACCATAAACAACATCGCCTACCAGGGGATGTTCCCCAAGGAAACCCTTTTAAAAGCCGGGCTCTCATGGGCGGATTTCACGCCCGACAAGCTCGAGTTTTACGGCGGGATGAACTTTATGAAAGCGGGGCTCGTATTCTCGGACATTCTCACCACAGTCAGCCCCACTTACGCGAGCGAAATCCAGTTCAGACCCGATTTCGGCAAGGGGCTGGAGGGCGTTCTACGGGCGCGAACCACGGATCTCTTCGGCGTCCTGAACGGCATAGACGAGGAAATATGGGACCCCGCCACCGACACATTCCTGGAGCGCGGCTACGATATAAAAAGTTTCCAGCGGGGCAAGGCCGCGGCCAAAAAAGCTCTTCAGCGGGAGCTGGGCCTTGAGGAAAACAAAGATTTGATACTTGCGGGTGCGGTATCGCGCCTGGATCAGCAAAAAGGGCTGGATGTCCTGTACAAAGTGATGCAAGAGCACCTGGGAAAAATACAGTTCGTAGTGCTTGGCGCGGGCGATCCGGGGCTTACCGAGGCCTTCTCAAACCTGGCCAAGGCCGAGCCTAAAAAAGTGTTTTTTGAAACAGGTTTCCATGAAAGCCTGGCGCACAGGATATACGCCGCCTCCGATATTTTCGTGATGCCCTCCCGCTTTGAACCCTGCGGGCTCTCGCAGATGATAGCCATGCGCTACGGAGCGCTTCCGGTGGTAACGCGCACCGGCGGACTTAAAGACACCGTCAGCTATAACGGCGAGCCTAAAGACTCAAACGGGTTCGCCATTGACAACGCGGATGAAGGTGAGCTTAGATCCGTGCTGGGCCACATTATCTCGCTTTACGGCTGGCGGGAAAACTGGGACACTATGGTAAGGAACGCCATGAAAAGCGATTTTTCCTGGACCAGGTCCGCGCAGGAGTATTTGAAACTTTTTAATATCGCTTATCAGAAGAAGCAGTTGTAA